The proteins below are encoded in one region of Nilaparvata lugens isolate BPH chromosome X, ASM1435652v1, whole genome shotgun sequence:
- the LOC120354643 gene encoding uncharacterized protein LOC120354643 yields MGQLPPVRIQSDFPFYNSGIDYAGPFSLLVGSKKSRTYSKAYLAIFVCMVTKAVHVEVVSELTTKAFIAALIRFSSRRGIPHSIFLDNATTFVGANNELQDLHQFFESSKTQQDIHNYTSVLNIKWHFIPPRAPSFGGLWENAVKNFKKIFKVVTFNHVLNFEDMTTFAAQIEAILNSRPLVPLTEDPQDLQYLSPGHFLVGRPLTALPFHCPPTTHVDNRCRWKLLQKITRELWDRWSKEYLVTLQRKHKWLTESDNLTVDTMVLLKDLNSAPSTWKLARIIETHPGADGKVRVVTVQTAHGRFKRAISSLAPLPAFEDD; encoded by the coding sequence ATGGGACAACTTCCTCCTGTCAGAATACAATCTGATTTTCCATTCTATAACTCTGGCATAGATTATGCTGGACCGTTTTCATTACTTGTTGGTTCCAAGAAATCACGCACATATTCGAAAGCTTATTTAGCTATCTTCGTCTGCATGGTCACGAAAGCAGTACATGTAGAAGTCGTCTCAGAGTTGACAACGAAAGCCTTTATTGCGGCACTCATTCGCTTCTCATCACGTCGTGGTATTCCACACTCCATATTTTTGGACAATGCAACCACGTTTGTAGGTGCAAACAATGAACTACAAGATCTACATCAGTTTTTTGAGTCATCTAAAACTCAACAAGATATTCATAACTACACGTCGGTTCTCAATATCAAGTGGCACTTCATTCCACCTCGCGCCCCATCTTTTGGAGGTCTATGGGAGAATGCTGtcaagaatttcaagaaaattttcaaagtcgTCACATTCAATCATGTTCTTAATTTTGAAGATATGACTACATTCGCAGCTCAAATTGAAGCTATCCTTAACTCTCGTCCACTCGTACCTCTTACAGAGGACCCTCAAGATCTTCAGTATCTCTCGCCAGGTCACTTCTTAGTTGGTCGCCCATTGACTGCGTTGCCTTTCCATTGCCCACCCACCACCCATGTCGATAACAGGTGTCGTTGGAAACTTCTTCAAAAAATCACTCGAGAACTTTGGGACAGATGGTCTAAGGAGTACTTAGTCACACTTCAACGCAAGCACAAATGGCTTACTGAATCGGACAATCTCACAGTTGACACCATGGTTCTTCTGAAAGATCTCAATTCTGCTCCTTCCACATGGAAGTTAGCTCGCATCATTGAAACCCATCCAGGTGCAGATGGAAAAGTTCGTGTTGTTACAGTGCAGACTGCGCATGGTAGGTTCAAGAGAGCCATCTCTAGTCTCGCTCCGCTTCcagcatttgaagatgattaA
- the LOC120354644 gene encoding uncharacterized protein LOC120354644, protein MSSSFNNTSVQRNTPANNQPSTSRQPSQPKANIMNFNTSNSPNVFNRASTSECYFCRNGSHNIFNCNQLLKIPTSERTSAVLKKSLCVNCIRPWDRAHQCQGSCKTCNLRHHTLLHGSSPVPKRSNYVTTSNHARNPVKNLSQSMPYCEYNIPHQSQQQLRYDNQYNQPSQMSSVHPASMNSNSAVPMTHMVSPAPQISTSLVQQLPTSSVVVNSIPSRPQSSNSERSRQFDSSQSSLQPATNVVESHNQTVSYAHSAPQIKSIDSRRTCIMPTAQLIVFDKSGQAVICRALLDSGSDSCFISRQLATQLQLPTICTGSTVHTVSGSNATLLNLSSLSIHSPDRTWSTHIDCIVTEKIVPSVPPSGLNFSDFNIPPNVVLADPTFFRISGVDILLNVDVYAMLHLPGQIRLSESCILQNTKLGWIVWGSIPAYKSSVTHQHISNFVSSIEHVSNADISKQLEKFWQIEEIDTESSTPAEHAQIEQHYIENVQRQDDGRFSIALPKKDSFHLLGQSFRQALTRFHSLEKRLDTHPELKKQYIQFMDEYIDLGHMSLAPPSSPYDPYYHIPHHPVFKPDSTTTKLRVVFDASAKSTSGLSLNDVLHIGPTVQPELFDTVLRFRMHRIAFIADIAKMYRQILVHPNDRNFQRIFWRSDQNQPIQEYHLNTVTYGTSSAPYLATRMLNHLADVECSLQSAVHQAIKEDFYVDDLISGSSSLSSAIELAHQLLTTLNKGNFELRKWLSNSSELLSTIPAHLIETATSRPLSDSNDSVVKALGLIWNSTADQLTISSNISKVVHQTSFTKRQLLSCISSIFDPLGLISPIVIRPKLLFQKLWLHKLDWDQKLPSELLTEWLSILHDLPNIANVSIPRCVLPPSSEVDLELHAFSDASATAFGACLYVRSSSSDGVQVRLLTSKSKVASIKPLLTIPRLELQAAYLSSKLVVKTIRASKLKFSRVILWTDSKVVCDWLKALPNRADIFVSVRVSTIQNLTADFTWKHVTTKHNPADLISRGCTPTTLINSSLWWNGRLGCPSKKLHGMTSPVMLQSSVLSHHMPLESQLQC, encoded by the coding sequence ATGTCGAGCTCATTCAACAACACATCAGTGCAACGCAATACGCCGGCTAATAACCAGCCTAGCACCAGTCGACAACCATCACAGCCCAAAGCCAATATCATGAATTTCaacacttcaaattcaccaaatGTTTTCAACAGAGCATCAACTTCTGAGTGTTATTTTTGTCGCAATGGCTctcacaacattttcaattgtaatCAACTTCTCAAAATTCCAACTTCAGAGCGAACCTCTGctgtattgaaaaaatccttGTGTGTCAACTGTATTCGGCCATGGGATCGAGCTCACCAATGTCAAGGTTCCTGCAAGACGTGCAATTTACGACATCACACGCTACTTCATGGGTCAAGTCCTGTCCCTAAGAGGTCCAACTATGTCACAACATCGAACCATGCGCGCAATCCAGTGAAAAATCTGTCGCAGAGCATGCCGTACTGTGAGTATAACATACCTCATCAGTCACAACAACAATTAAGGTATGATAATCAATACAACCAGCCATCGCAAATGTCATCAGTGCATCCAGCATCAATGAACTCCAATTCAGCAGTGCCAATGACACACATGGTTTCACCTGCGCCGCAAATATCAACTAGCCTTGTCCAGCAGTTGCCGACTTCTAGTGTTGTTGTCAATTCAATTCCCTCTAGACCTCAgtcatcaaattctgagagAAGTCGTCAATTTGATTCATCTCAATCCAGTTTGCAGCCTGCCACAAATGTTGTTGAATCTCACAATCAGACAGTCAGCTATGCCCACAGCGCACCACAAATCAAATCCATTGATAGCAGACGCACTTGCATCATGCCTACAGCCCAGTTGATTGTCTTTGACAAGAGTGGTCAAGCTGTAATTTGCCGCGCACTCCTCGACAGTGGCTCTGACAGCTGTTTTATTTCACGTCAATTAGCTACTCAACTTCAATTACCCACTATTTGTACTGGCAGCACAGTTCACACTGTGTCTGGCAGTAATGCTACCTTATTGAATTTGTCATCTTTGAGTATTCACTCACCTGACCGAACTTGGTCAACTCACATTGATTGCATTGTCACAGAGAAAATTGTTCCTAGTGTTCCACCATCTGGACtcaatttttcagatttcaatattccccccaatgttgttttagccgaTCCTACCTTCTTCAGAATTTCAGGAGTGGATATACTCTTAAACGTTGATGTCTACGCCATGCTTCATTTACCTGGTCAAATTCGCCTGTCCGAAAGCTGTATTCTTCAGAATACCAAGTTAGGTTGGATAGTCTGGGGCTCCATTCCTGCTTATAAATCATCTGTCACCCATCAACACATTTCCAATTTCGTTTCTAGCATTGAACATGTGTCCAACGCAGACATCTCTAAGCAATTGGAAAAATTTTGgcaaattgaagaaattgataCTGAATCCAGCACGCCAGCAGAACACGCACAAATTGAGCAGCACTACATTGAGAATGTTCAACGTCAAGATGATGGCAGATTTTCTATAGCCTTGCCGAAAAAGGATTCATTTCATTTGTTAGGTCAATCCTTCAGACAAGCATTGACTCGCTTTCACTCGCTGGAGAAACGTCTTGATACTCATCCTGAACTCAagaaacaatatatacaattcatgGATGAATATATTGATTTAGGTCACATGTCTCTTGCACCACCTTCATCTCCATATGATCCATATTATCACATTCCTCATCATCCAGTTTTCAAGCCAGATTCCACGACTACCAAACTTCGAGTTGTGTTTGATGCTTCAGCGAAGTCCACTTCAGGATTATCACTCAATGATGTTCTTCACATTGGTCCAACAGTGCAGCCTGAGTTGTTTGACACAGTGCTCAGATTTCGTATGCATCGTATCGCATTCATTGCTGATATAGCGAAAATGTACCGCCAGATTCTTGTTCATCCAAATGACAGAAATTTTCAACGCATCTTTTGGAGATCTGATCAGAATCAACCTATTCAAGAGTATCACTTGAATACTGTCACTTACGGCACATCCTCAGCTCCATACCTTGCTACACGCATGCTCAATCACTTAGCAGATGTTGAATGTTCACTGCAATCAGCAGTTCATCAAGCCATTAAGGAAGATTTTTACGTGGATGATCTTATCAGTGGTTCATCTTCACTCTCATCAGCCATAGAGTTGGCTCATCAATTGCTTACTACACTTAATAAAGGAAATTTTGAACTCAGGAAGTGGTTGTCTAATTCGTCAGAATTACTTTCAACGATCCCAGCTCATCTCATCGAGACAGCTACATCACGACCATTATCTGATTCAAACGACAGTGTTGTTAAGGCACTTGGTCTCATTTGGAATTCTACGGCTGATCAACTCACTATCTCATCCAACATTTCAAAAGTTGTTCATCAAACATCTTTCACTAAACGTCAATTATTGTCATGCATTTCTAGCATATTTGATCCGCTTGGACTCATCTCACCCATTGTCATTCGTCCCAAATTGTTATTTCAAAAGCTTTGGCTCCATAAACTTGATTGGGACCAAAAGCTACCATCTGAGCTTCTCACAGAATGGTTATCCATACTTCATGATTTACCAAACATTGCGAATGTTTCTATTCCACGTTGTGTTTTGCCACCCTCTTCAGAGGTCGATTTGGAACTGCATGCATTTTCTGATGCCAGCGCAACAGCATTTGGTGCTTGTCTTTATGTTCGCAGCTCATCATCGGACGGGGTTCAAGTTAGATTGCTTAcgtcaaagtccaaggtagcgtCCATAAAACCATTGCTCACAATTCCTCGTTTGGAACTCCAAGCAGCATATTTGTCATCGAAATTAGTTGTGAAAACAATTCGTGCTTCCAAGCTCAAATTTTCCAGGGTAATCTTGTGGACTGATTCCAAGGTTGTGTGCGATTGGCTCAAGGCTTTGCCAAACAGAGCAGATATCTTTGTTTCGGTTCGCGTCTCTACGATTCAGAATCTTACAGCAGATTTTACATGGAAACATGTCACTACGAAACATAATCCTGCTGACCTAATTTCGAGAGGCTGCACTCCAACAACACTCATCAACAGTTCACTTTGGTGGAATGGCCGTCTTGGTTGTCCAAGCAAGAAGCTACATGGAATGACATCTCCTGTAATGTTGCAATCATCCGTCCTATCTCATCACATGCCACTAGAGTCACAACTTcagtgttga